One genomic region from Sphingobacterium sp. UGAL515B_05 encodes:
- a CDS encoding pectinesterase family protein, with translation MRTIILSLFLIPFFLFAAEVKSYDFVVAKDGTGHFTTIQDAIDAVPDYRKKETKIYIKNGTYREKIILPRSKQFVTLVGEDKFKTIISYDDYAQKKNRFGEEMGTSGSASFYCYGDDFTAINLSFENGSGPVGQAVAAWISGDRNLFLNCRFLGFQDTLYTFGKGTRQLYYQCYIEGTVDFIFGASTAWFENCELHCKNKGYITAASTPEHVDFGYIFNNCNITGNKDTKTFYLGRPWRPYAKVIFMHCNLPQFIEDKGWHNWGKESNEKTAYFAEYKNKGAGSVSQNRVKWSRLLTDREADSLNFQRVFKDWVPSLAFDR, from the coding sequence ATGCGGACGATCATACTTTCTCTTTTTTTAATTCCTTTTTTTCTTTTTGCTGCGGAAGTAAAGAGTTATGATTTTGTCGTGGCCAAAGATGGTACGGGACACTTCACAACAATTCAAGATGCCATTGATGCTGTCCCTGATTATCGAAAAAAGGAAACAAAAATATATATCAAAAACGGCACATACCGCGAAAAAATCATCCTCCCGCGGAGCAAGCAGTTTGTTACATTAGTCGGTGAAGATAAATTTAAAACGATTATCAGTTATGACGATTATGCGCAAAAGAAAAATCGTTTTGGTGAAGAAATGGGTACTTCCGGCTCCGCAAGTTTTTATTGCTATGGGGACGACTTTACGGCCATAAACCTTTCTTTTGAAAATGGATCCGGCCCAGTGGGCCAGGCAGTGGCGGCATGGATCTCCGGAGACCGTAATTTGTTTCTCAATTGTCGCTTCTTAGGATTTCAAGACACCCTATACACTTTCGGGAAGGGGACAAGACAACTGTATTATCAGTGCTATATCGAAGGTACTGTAGATTTTATCTTTGGCGCTTCCACGGCCTGGTTTGAGAATTGTGAACTGCACTGCAAAAACAAGGGCTATATTACCGCAGCATCTACACCCGAGCACGTAGATTTTGGCTATATCTTTAATAACTGCAACATCACAGGAAATAAAGACACAAAAACATTCTATCTGGGACGCCCTTGGCGACCTTATGCTAAAGTAATCTTCATGCATTGCAACCTTCCCCAATTTATTGAAGATAAAGGTTGGCACAACTGGGGCAAAGAGTCAAATGAAAAAACAGCTTATTTCGCAGAATATAAAAACAAAGGCGCAGGCTCAGTGTCACAAAATCGTGTCAAATGGAGTCGCCTGTTAACAGATAGAGAGGCCGATAGCCTTAATTTTCAACGTGTATTCAAGGATTGGGTACCAAGCCTTGCATTTGATAGATAA
- the truA gene encoding tRNA pseudouridine(38-40) synthase TruA — protein sequence MDKRRFFLEIAYFGQAYHGWQIQNNAISVQEVLNKALETLLREPIETTGAGRTDTGVHAKQLYAHFDAAPVGILQKADRFIHSLNALLPFDVAVKRLIEVEPEAHARFDATQRSYEYHLHFHKDPFIYPYSCFMRDRPDVEKMNEAAQFLLGKQDFECFSKSHTQVFTNICDIRRAEWVWHTEQHLVFHITADRFLRNMVRAIVGTSLEIGIKGKPVSFMQDVIQSKNRGKAGVSVPAHGLYLTEVAYPYI from the coding sequence ATGGATAAAAGACGTTTTTTTTTGGAAATAGCCTATTTTGGACAGGCTTATCATGGTTGGCAAATTCAGAATAATGCAATTTCCGTGCAGGAAGTGCTGAATAAAGCGCTTGAAACCCTGTTGCGGGAGCCCATTGAAACAACTGGAGCTGGCCGTACAGATACGGGTGTTCATGCCAAGCAATTGTATGCACATTTCGATGCAGCCCCCGTGGGTATTCTACAGAAAGCTGATCGTTTTATTCATTCGCTCAATGCCTTATTGCCCTTTGATGTGGCCGTGAAGCGCTTGATCGAAGTGGAACCCGAAGCACATGCTCGCTTCGATGCAACGCAAAGATCATATGAATACCATCTTCATTTTCATAAAGATCCTTTTATCTATCCCTATTCATGTTTTATGCGCGATCGTCCGGATGTCGAAAAGATGAATGAAGCTGCGCAGTTTTTATTGGGTAAACAAGATTTCGAATGCTTTAGTAAGTCTCATACGCAGGTGTTTACAAATATTTGCGATATTCGTAGAGCCGAGTGGGTATGGCATACTGAGCAACATCTGGTTTTTCACATAACTGCAGATCGTTTTTTGCGCAATATGGTGCGTGCCATTGTAGGGACATCGTTGGAAATAGGGATAAAAGGCAAGCCGGTTTCATTTATGCAAGATGTTATTCAAAGTAAAAACCGCGGAAAAGCGGGTGTTTCTGTTCCTGCACATGGTTTATATTTAACAGAAGTAGCATATCCTTATATATAG
- the ung gene encoding uracil-DNA glycosylase has product MEKQYDDSWAPVLKPLFGQPYMKQLSTFVQEERQKTKVFPPADLVMNAFKLTPLDQVKVVILGQDPYHNDGQAHGLSFSVPEGIALPPSLKNIFKELQDDIPGFVEPRAGDLTYWAKQGVLLLNATLTVQAHLAGSHQKKGWEIFTDSIIHAISERCEHVVFLLWGSYAQKKSVLIDAKKHLILMAVHPSPLSVYRGFFGSKHFSRANQYLMEHGKAPIDWRLV; this is encoded by the coding sequence ATGGAAAAGCAATACGATGATTCTTGGGCTCCTGTGCTAAAGCCTTTGTTTGGTCAGCCTTATATGAAACAGCTGTCTACTTTTGTGCAAGAAGAGCGGCAGAAAACGAAAGTGTTTCCACCGGCAGATCTGGTGATGAATGCTTTTAAGCTGACGCCATTGGACCAGGTAAAAGTAGTTATCTTAGGGCAGGATCCTTACCATAATGATGGGCAGGCGCACGGCTTGTCTTTCTCTGTGCCAGAAGGGATTGCTTTGCCGCCATCCTTAAAAAATATCTTTAAGGAATTACAAGACGATATACCCGGTTTTGTTGAACCACGTGCTGGCGATTTGACCTATTGGGCCAAACAGGGTGTACTCTTGTTAAATGCGACATTGACAGTACAGGCGCATTTAGCAGGCTCCCATCAGAAGAAAGGTTGGGAGATTTTTACAGATAGTATTATTCATGCCATTTCGGAGCGTTGTGAACATGTGGTATTTCTGTTGTGGGGAAGTTATGCCCAAAAGAAAAGTGTGCTTATTGATGCGAAGAAGCATCTTATACTAATGGCGGTGCATCCATCACCGTTGTCTGTCTATCGTGGTTTTTTTGGTAGTAAACATTTTTCACGCGCAAACCAATATTTGATGGAACATGGTAAAGCCCCAATTGATTGGCGCCTGGTTTAA
- the sufB gene encoding Fe-S cluster assembly protein SufB: MSTKDDDLLKELELEEYKYGFTTDIEMEIAAKGLTEDTVRFISAKKNEPEWLLEWRLKAFRHFLTLRMPTWQNFKAPEIDFQEISYYAAPKAKPQLNSMDEVDPELIATFEKLGIPLDEQKVLAGVVAVDAVFDSVSVKTTFREKLKEQGVIFCSFGEAVQEHPDLVKKYLGTVVPQTDNIYAALNSAVFSDGSFVYVPKGVRCPMELSTYFRINAQNTGQFERTLIIADEGAYVSYLEGCTAPMRDENQLHAAVVELIAERDADIKYSTVQNWYPGDKDGKGGIYNFVTKRGICKGDNSKISWTQVETGSAITWKYPGVILKGDNSIGEFYSVAMTRNHQVADTGTKMVHLGKNTKSKIISKGISAGKSHNSYRGLVKIGPKADNSRNFTQCDSLLIGDKCGAHTFPYIENRNKTAKLEHEATTSKIGEDQVFYLNQRGIDSEKAVGLIVNGYAKEVLNQLPMEFAVEAQKLLAISLEGSVG, translated from the coding sequence ATGAGTACTAAAGACGACGATTTGTTAAAAGAGCTGGAGCTCGAAGAATATAAATACGGGTTCACGACAGATATCGAAATGGAAATTGCAGCCAAAGGCCTTACTGAGGATACGGTTCGTTTTATTTCGGCAAAAAAGAATGAACCTGAATGGCTATTGGAATGGAGGTTAAAAGCTTTCCGTCATTTCTTGACGTTAAGAATGCCTACTTGGCAGAATTTCAAAGCTCCTGAAATTGATTTTCAAGAGATTTCCTACTATGCAGCCCCAAAAGCAAAACCACAGCTTAATTCGATGGATGAAGTTGACCCTGAGTTGATTGCTACCTTTGAAAAATTGGGGATTCCTTTGGATGAGCAAAAAGTATTGGCAGGAGTTGTGGCGGTAGATGCTGTCTTTGACTCGGTATCTGTCAAAACAACGTTTCGTGAGAAATTAAAAGAACAAGGTGTTATTTTCTGTTCATTTGGTGAGGCCGTGCAAGAGCATCCTGACCTGGTGAAAAAATATTTGGGTACAGTGGTTCCACAGACGGATAACATTTATGCGGCGTTGAATTCTGCAGTATTTTCGGATGGATCCTTTGTTTATGTTCCAAAAGGTGTTAGATGTCCAATGGAATTATCGACCTACTTCCGTATCAATGCACAGAATACCGGACAATTTGAACGCACGTTGATCATTGCCGATGAGGGAGCTTATGTTTCTTATTTGGAGGGATGTACTGCACCTATGCGTGATGAAAACCAGCTGCATGCTGCGGTAGTTGAATTGATTGCCGAACGCGATGCTGATATTAAATATTCTACCGTGCAAAACTGGTACCCTGGTGATAAAGATGGAAAAGGTGGTATTTATAACTTTGTAACCAAGCGTGGAATCTGTAAGGGTGATAACAGTAAAATCTCTTGGACACAGGTAGAAACTGGTTCTGCAATTACATGGAAATACCCTGGTGTGATTTTAAAGGGTGATAACTCTATTGGCGAGTTTTACTCTGTAGCCATGACGCGTAATCATCAGGTAGCTGATACAGGAACGAAGATGGTTCATTTGGGTAAAAACACGAAATCTAAAATTATTTCTAAAGGTATTTCTGCCGGTAAGAGCCACAACAGTTATAGAGGTTTGGTGAAAATCGGTCCAAAAGCAGACAACTCACGTAACTTTACCCAATGTGACTCCTTATTGATCGGTGATAAATGTGGGGCACATACATTCCCTTATATCGAAAATAGAAATAAGACAGCCAAATTAGAGCATGAGGCGACTACTTCCAAAATCGGTGAGGACCAAGTATTCTATTTGAATCAACGTGGTATCGATTCTGAGAAAGCTGTTGGTTTAATTGTCAACGGGTATGCAAAGGAAGTATTAAATCAATTGCCGATGGAGTTTGCTGTAGAGGCTCAAAAATTATTGGCAATTTCATTAGAAGGTTCAGTAGGATAG
- a CDS encoding ABC transporter ATP-binding protein, with product MSQDKITGKTYDINLVKRMSRYMRPYHVSFWISVVLTILLAAVAPALPMLIQHTLDNYILNFDTNGLSLMLIAMLALVILQTLIRYYHTLMTNTLGQSVIRDIRIQVFNHIVQLRLKYFDRTALGKLITRTISDLETLSNIFSEGLIQIIGDLLQLVVILVVMFYSDWKLTLIVLIPMPLMVAATYVFKEAMKSAFIDVRKWVSNLNTFLQEHITGVGIIQYFAREKQEMDKFKEINAQHRNAHIRTNWYFSIFFPVLEIIMAIALGLLVWFGSKQIMGDVISPGVVVAFIMYINMIFRPIRELIDKFNTLQMGMVSAERIFEVLDTDEKTPNLGTLKPAHIKGEVAFRDVWFAYNEENWVLKDVNFNVNPGETLALVGATGAGKSSTINILSRFYEINKGEILLDGRNIRDYDLDYLRNTISTVLQDVFLFSDSVINNITLGDPAISREQVIEAAKEVGAHDFIMRLPGGYDYDVKERGATLSAGQAQLISFIRALVHDPRILILDEATSSVDTETEEMIQHAIDNLMRGRTSIVIAHRLSTIQKADKIIVLDKGEIKEIGTHQELLSFDGYYKKLYDLQFHSAGI from the coding sequence GTGAGTCAAGATAAAATAACTGGTAAAACCTACGATATCAATTTAGTGAAACGCATGAGTCGCTATATGCGGCCTTACCATGTGTCATTTTGGATATCGGTCGTTCTAACGATATTGTTGGCCGCTGTGGCGCCCGCTTTGCCTATGCTAATTCAGCATACATTAGATAACTATATTTTAAATTTCGATACCAACGGGTTGTCCCTCATGCTGATAGCGATGTTGGCATTGGTCATCCTGCAGACCTTGATTCGTTATTATCATACCTTAATGACAAATACCCTGGGGCAGTCGGTCATTCGCGATATCCGGATTCAGGTATTTAACCACATTGTTCAACTCCGGCTTAAGTATTTTGATCGTACGGCGTTGGGAAAACTAATTACACGTACCATTTCTGATCTGGAGACTCTTTCCAATATTTTTTCTGAGGGCTTGATCCAGATTATCGGTGATTTATTGCAGCTGGTAGTTATTCTGGTTGTGATGTTTTACTCCGATTGGAAGCTAACATTGATTGTTTTAATTCCCATGCCTTTGATGGTGGCAGCAACTTATGTGTTTAAAGAGGCGATGAAATCTGCTTTTATTGATGTGAGGAAATGGGTTTCCAATTTAAATACCTTTTTGCAGGAACACATTACGGGAGTCGGGATTATCCAATATTTTGCGCGTGAAAAGCAGGAAATGGATAAGTTTAAAGAAATTAATGCGCAACATCGAAATGCACATATTCGAACCAATTGGTACTTCTCCATCTTTTTCCCTGTTTTGGAAATTATCATGGCTATTGCTTTGGGATTATTGGTGTGGTTTGGTTCCAAACAAATTATGGGTGATGTGATCTCTCCGGGTGTAGTTGTAGCCTTCATCATGTATATTAATATGATCTTTAGGCCCATTCGGGAACTTATTGACAAGTTCAATACACTTCAAATGGGTATGGTCAGTGCTGAACGAATTTTTGAAGTCTTGGATACCGATGAAAAGACGCCTAATTTGGGGACTTTGAAACCCGCACATATCAAAGGAGAGGTTGCGTTTCGCGATGTTTGGTTTGCTTACAATGAGGAAAATTGGGTTCTGAAAGATGTTAACTTCAATGTTAATCCGGGCGAGACTTTAGCTTTAGTTGGGGCTACTGGTGCCGGAAAATCTTCTACCATCAATATTCTAAGCCGGTTTTATGAAATCAATAAGGGTGAAATTCTATTGGATGGCCGTAATATCCGGGATTATGACCTTGATTATCTGAGAAATACCATTTCGACAGTATTGCAGGATGTATTTCTCTTTTCGGATAGTGTCATCAATAACATTACATTAGGTGATCCTGCAATATCTAGAGAGCAGGTGATCGAAGCGGCAAAGGAGGTGGGCGCGCATGATTTTATTATGCGACTGCCTGGGGGCTATGATTATGATGTGAAAGAGCGGGGAGCAACCTTATCTGCGGGGCAGGCACAATTGATTTCTTTTATACGGGCTTTGGTACACGATCCTCGGATTCTTATTTTGGACGAAGCGACTTCTTCGGTAGATACCGAAACGGAAGAAATGATCCAACATGCAATTGATAACCTCATGAGAGGAAGAACATCGATTGTTATTGCCCACCGCTTGTCCACCATTCAGAAGGCGGACAAGATTATTGTGTTGGATAAAGGCGAAATCAAGGAAATCGGAACGCATCAGGAATTGCTATCTTTCGATGGTTATTATAAAAAACTATACGACTTACAGTTTCATTCCGCAGGGATTTAA
- the sufD gene encoding Fe-S cluster assembly protein SufD: protein MSTLVSESLLQQVLGAFKEQGVSDEPSFFVAARQLAFDRFEAAGFPTVKNEEWKYTNIHSIINKPYALDVDVDIEGLDFSAGEIPQLDAYRIILVNGQYVLAVSELENVKGLSVIPMDEATSEPAFESHFAKYADKSDNIMVALNTAAFTNGVFIHLKKGVVLDKPIQIIHVATGKEDFFAQTRNLIVVEPNAELELIESFITAEGTANNVHNKVSEIIVKENAKVQHYYLQLAESVSRYFNHTEVYQEKDSLYNNYNCNFPGASFIRNNINVRLDAAHVESHLYGINLTAGDQLVDNHTIVDHLKPHCESYEWYKNITQDKSVAVFNGKIFVREDAQKTNAFQQNNNMLMSDNSAVYTKPQLEIFADDVKCSHGCTIGQFDNEALFYLRARGIGEESARILLVHAFAFDVTTRFSNEVVRKYVEELVEESLRTN from the coding sequence ATGAGTACATTAGTTTCAGAATCATTACTTCAACAAGTGTTGGGAGCTTTCAAAGAGCAAGGCGTTTCAGACGAACCTTCGTTTTTCGTGGCGGCCCGCCAACTTGCATTCGACCGTTTCGAAGCAGCAGGCTTTCCCACCGTTAAGAATGAAGAATGGAAATATACAAACATCCACAGTATTATCAATAAGCCATATGCGCTTGATGTCGATGTGGATATCGAAGGCTTAGACTTTAGTGCAGGAGAGATTCCTCAGTTGGATGCTTACCGCATTATCTTGGTGAATGGTCAGTATGTTTTAGCAGTAAGTGAATTAGAAAATGTGAAGGGACTGTCGGTTATTCCAATGGATGAAGCCACTTCAGAGCCTGCATTCGAGAGCCATTTTGCGAAATATGCGGACAAGTCAGACAATATTATGGTCGCATTGAATACGGCTGCTTTTACAAATGGTGTTTTTATCCATTTGAAAAAGGGAGTTGTACTTGATAAACCAATACAGATTATTCATGTCGCTACAGGGAAAGAGGATTTCTTTGCACAAACACGTAATTTGATCGTTGTCGAACCAAATGCAGAACTTGAATTGATCGAAAGCTTTATCACTGCAGAAGGTACCGCAAATAATGTGCACAATAAGGTCTCTGAGATTATCGTCAAAGAGAACGCTAAAGTACAACATTATTATTTGCAGCTCGCAGAATCTGTAAGCCGTTACTTTAATCATACAGAGGTATATCAAGAAAAAGATAGTCTTTATAATAATTACAACTGTAATTTTCCTGGCGCCTCGTTTATCCGTAACAATATCAATGTTCGCTTGGATGCAGCGCATGTGGAGAGCCATTTATATGGAATCAATTTAACAGCAGGTGATCAATTGGTCGATAATCATACCATCGTAGACCACCTTAAGCCACATTGTGAGTCTTACGAATGGTATAAAAATATTACACAGGACAAATCCGTTGCAGTTTTCAATGGAAAAATCTTTGTGCGTGAGGATGCTCAAAAAACAAATGCTTTTCAGCAGAACAATAATATGTTGATGTCAGACAATTCGGCGGTTTATACCAAACCGCAATTGGAGATCTTTGCAGATGACGTAAAATGTTCACACGGATGTACCATCGGCCAGTTTGATAATGAAGCCTTATTTTATTTGAGAGCAAGAGGAATTGGTGAAGAGTCTGCCCGCATCCTGTTGGTACATGCATTTGCATTTGACGTAACTACACGTTTCTCTAATGAGGTTGTTCGCAAATATGTGGAAGAGCTTGTAGAAGAAAGCCTGAGAACAAATTAA
- a CDS encoding UDP-N-acetylmuramoyl-tripeptide--D-alanyl-D-alanine ligase, which translates to MDIQSLYQIYKQYPNITTDTRKIEKDSIFFALKGANFNGNAFAEKALEMGAKYVVIDEEIFQKGEQYILVDDVLKALQQLANYHRQQLHIPIIGVTGTNGKTTTKELLYAVVSQKYKAYATKGNLNNHIGVPITLLAIDDSVELAIIEMGANHLEEIAFLCGIAEPTHGLISNVGKAHLEGFGSFEGVKKTKGELYDWLQDHQGVLFLQADNPHLKEMASARKIANIITYGFSEDNDVIGKLLKANPLLQIEWQKKGAAESYVVDTQLTGSYNTENFLAAIAVGLHFGVPSASINRGIEGYTPTNNRSQIMKTAHNTLICDYYNANATSMAAALDNIRIIEADKKAIVLGDMFELGAESFEEHKKIVENVRAIPADRKIFVGKEFFAHRYEGGEFYETTAEAKQAISAKPITDATVLLKASRGMAFENLVDLL; encoded by the coding sequence ATGGACATCCAATCGCTTTATCAGATTTATAAACAGTATCCGAATATCACCACTGATACACGTAAAATTGAAAAGGATAGTATATTCTTCGCTCTCAAAGGGGCCAATTTCAATGGAAATGCTTTTGCAGAGAAAGCACTTGAAATGGGCGCTAAATATGTTGTTATTGATGAAGAGATTTTCCAAAAAGGAGAACAGTATATTCTTGTTGATGATGTTTTAAAAGCATTACAGCAACTGGCAAATTATCACAGACAGCAGTTGCATATTCCAATTATTGGTGTGACGGGTACAAATGGAAAAACGACTACGAAGGAACTGTTGTATGCTGTTGTTTCGCAGAAGTATAAGGCATATGCGACAAAAGGAAATTTGAATAATCATATTGGTGTTCCCATAACATTATTGGCGATAGATGATTCCGTTGAGCTCGCAATCATCGAAATGGGGGCAAACCATTTGGAAGAAATTGCTTTTTTGTGTGGGATTGCCGAACCGACACATGGTTTGATTTCTAATGTTGGTAAAGCACATCTAGAAGGTTTTGGGTCTTTTGAAGGAGTGAAGAAAACCAAAGGTGAGCTATACGATTGGCTGCAGGACCATCAAGGTGTATTATTTTTGCAGGCCGATAACCCACATCTCAAAGAGATGGCTTCCGCTCGTAAGATAGCTAACATCATTACTTATGGTTTTTCGGAAGATAATGACGTGATTGGAAAGCTTCTTAAAGCAAATCCCCTTTTACAAATTGAGTGGCAAAAGAAAGGGGCGGCCGAATCTTATGTAGTTGATACGCAGTTAACAGGCTCTTATAATACCGAAAACTTTCTTGCGGCAATTGCAGTGGGTTTGCATTTTGGCGTTCCTTCTGCGTCGATCAATCGGGGTATTGAAGGATACACACCTACCAACAATCGCTCGCAGATTATGAAAACGGCCCACAATACGCTGATCTGCGATTATTATAATGCCAATGCAACGAGCATGGCCGCTGCACTGGATAATATCCGGATTATTGAAGCGGATAAGAAGGCTATTGTATTGGGTGATATGTTTGAATTGGGAGCCGAATCCTTTGAAGAGCATAAAAAAATTGTTGAAAACGTAAGAGCTATTCCTGCAGATCGCAAAATTTTTGTCGGCAAAGAATTTTTCGCACATCGGTATGAAGGTGGGGAGTTTTATGAAACTACTGCCGAAGCAAAACAAGCAATCAGTGCAAAGCCGATAACTGATGCCACCGTTTTATTGAAAGCATCACGTGGCATGGCTTTTGAAAATCTGGTCGATTTACTATAG
- the sufC gene encoding Fe-S cluster assembly ATPase SufC, producing MLSIKNLHASVEDKQILKGLNLEVKAGEVHAIMGPNGAGKSTLGNVLAGRESYEVSEGSAQLDGVDLLDLSPEDRAREGLFLAFQYPVEIPGVSNINFLKTAVNDIREYKGLPPMEAKEFLQMVKDKQKLVEFSANLANRSLNEGFSGGEKKRNEIFQLAMLNPKLSILDETDSGLDIDALRIVANGVNQLRSKDNAFIVITHYQRLLDYIVPDFVHVLYNGRIVKSGPKELALELEEKGYDWLKEYDTQNA from the coding sequence ATGTTAAGCATTAAAAATTTACATGCGTCTGTAGAAGACAAACAAATATTAAAAGGGTTAAACCTAGAAGTAAAAGCTGGAGAAGTTCATGCGATTATGGGACCAAATGGTGCTGGTAAAAGTACATTAGGTAATGTATTAGCCGGACGTGAATCCTATGAAGTAAGTGAAGGTTCTGCACAATTGGACGGTGTAGATTTATTGGATCTTTCACCTGAGGACCGCGCACGTGAAGGGCTGTTTTTGGCTTTTCAATATCCTGTTGAGATTCCGGGCGTATCGAATATCAATTTCTTGAAAACAGCTGTAAATGATATTCGTGAGTATAAAGGCCTTCCTCCAATGGAAGCGAAGGAATTTTTACAAATGGTAAAAGATAAGCAAAAATTGGTTGAATTTTCGGCTAATTTGGCTAACCGCTCTTTAAATGAAGGATTTTCCGGTGGTGAGAAAAAGCGTAACGAAATTTTTCAATTAGCGATGTTGAACCCGAAGTTATCTATTTTGGATGAGACAGATTCTGGTTTGGATATCGATGCCCTTCGTATCGTTGCAAATGGCGTGAATCAATTGCGCTCTAAAGACAATGCTTTTATTGTTATTACACACTACCAACGTTTGTTGGATTATATCGTTCCAGATTTTGTTCACGTATTGTACAATGGCCGTATCGTGAAATCGGGACCTAAAGAATTGGCTTTGGAGCTCGAAGAAAAAGGATACGATTGGTTAAAAGAATATGATACACAAAACGCCTAA
- a CDS encoding DUF4293 domain-containing protein — MIQRIQTVYLLIAGLVIFGLFLFPYVNYSDLVGLGKNVKVTGVYSVAAGQPVHEGGFGYILQTVATVILGGLPLFTIFKFKKRKVQLLLIWIEIVAIILFAVWLYSSASAHLATVSQFLGAGNIGVGFFLLPISIIFCALAMGGVRKDEKLIRSADRLRA, encoded by the coding sequence ATGATTCAACGTATCCAAACTGTTTATTTGCTGATAGCAGGATTAGTCATATTTGGCTTGTTTCTATTTCCCTATGTTAATTATAGTGATTTAGTTGGCTTAGGGAAGAATGTGAAGGTAACCGGTGTGTATAGTGTTGCTGCAGGTCAGCCAGTACACGAGGGAGGATTTGGCTATATTCTCCAGACCGTGGCCACTGTAATATTAGGAGGACTTCCCTTATTCACGATATTTAAATTTAAAAAACGTAAAGTTCAACTTTTGCTTATTTGGATAGAGATTGTGGCGATTATCTTATTTGCGGTATGGCTATACTCTTCTGCTAGTGCTCATCTCGCTACGGTGAGCCAATTTTTGGGCGCAGGGAATATCGGTGTAGGATTCTTTTTGTTACCAATTTCAATTATATTCTGTGCGTTAGCTATGGGCGGAGTGCGTAAAGATGAAAAATTGATCCGGTCTGCCGATCGATTGCGGGCATAA
- a CDS encoding Lrp/AsnC family transcriptional regulator, with protein MPFAPDKTDLKILKLLQENGRITNLQLASSIGLSPAPTLERVRKLENSGFIKSYHAFVDEEKLGLGIKSFIQISLDFHTHNAIPEFVAAVKMIPEVTECHHVTGNCDFILKVYVKDIKAYEGVIMEKISKIPFVKTFQTMMIMSTSKKEPIIPLEY; from the coding sequence ATGCCCTTTGCACCGGATAAAACAGATTTAAAAATTCTTAAACTATTACAAGAGAATGGTCGTATAACTAATTTGCAACTCGCATCTAGCATCGGACTATCTCCCGCACCAACTTTAGAGCGTGTGCGAAAACTGGAAAACTCTGGCTTCATCAAAAGTTACCATGCTTTTGTAGACGAGGAGAAATTGGGACTAGGAATCAAATCGTTTATCCAGATCTCACTCGATTTCCATACACATAACGCTATCCCTGAGTTTGTTGCTGCCGTCAAAATGATACCTGAGGTAACCGAATGCCACCACGTTACAGGCAATTGTGATTTCATCCTCAAGGTTTACGTAAAAGATATTAAAGCTTATGAAGGTGTCATCATGGAAAAAATCTCCAAAATACCTTTTGTAAAGACATTCCAAACCATGATGATTATGTCAACCAGCAAAAAAGAACCAATTATTCCTTTAGAATATTAA